In Paeniglutamicibacter kerguelensis, one genomic interval encodes:
- a CDS encoding MarR family winged helix-turn-helix transcriptional regulator: protein MTTDLGTTLTRLLAATHRLSRSATIRLEHGYSASYYRTLGILADGTPLRIGQLAEYNKISQPGMTKMLASLESRDLVQRIQDPTDSRAWLIDITATGREALVQRRLELAMVLEQDFVSLSAREIAVLAEAAEILESRSTPAPGGNP from the coding sequence ATGACCACCGATCTAGGAACCACTCTCACCAGGCTTTTGGCAGCGACGCATCGGCTCTCGCGCAGCGCCACGATTCGACTTGAGCACGGATACTCGGCCTCGTACTATCGAACCCTTGGAATCCTGGCCGACGGAACGCCCCTGCGCATTGGCCAGCTGGCGGAATACAACAAGATCTCACAGCCCGGCATGACCAAGATGCTGGCGTCCCTAGAAAGCCGGGACCTTGTGCAGCGAATCCAGGACCCCACCGATTCACGGGCATGGCTGATCGACATCACCGCAACCGGGCGCGAGGCGCTCGTCCAGCGGCGCCTCGAGCTGGCGATGGTCTTGGAGCAAGACTTCGTCTCCCTCTCTGCCCGGGAAATCGCCGTGCTCGCCGAAGCCGCGGAGATCCTCGAATCCCGCAGCACGCCGGCCCCCGGGGGGAACCCATGA
- a CDS encoding MFS transporter — protein sequence MTKQPKAVWAVAFSSMIAFMGIGLVSPILPAITEQLGATATQTSLLFTSYLVITGVAMFFTSFISSRIGARRTLMTGLAIIVVASFGAGASGTIEGIIAFRAVWGLGNAMFISTALSTIISESRGSTGAAVILYEAALGLGIAVGPLVGGLLGSIAWQAPFYGASTLMALAFILLAVMMRGPEARNAATSLPAPFKALANPTLLAVAMVALFYNIGFFVIMSFTAYPLHFTAMGIGLVFTGWGLGLAITSVFGAPMLTRRFKRTHVLVGALTLLSLTLVGFALLINSPGALVAMMVLAGLELGIMNTVLTEVVMDATDLPRSVASSSYSGIRFLGGAISPPLAAALASAFTMATPYLMGAASVAVAAVLLASCSRLLAHANEHRPEPVAGFEVEAEAEPVSAGDDRNP from the coding sequence ATGACCAAGCAACCAAAGGCCGTCTGGGCAGTGGCCTTTTCCTCGATGATTGCCTTCATGGGCATCGGGCTTGTCTCGCCGATCCTGCCCGCCATCACCGAGCAGCTCGGTGCAACCGCCACGCAAACCTCACTCCTGTTCACCTCCTACCTGGTGATCACGGGCGTGGCGATGTTTTTCACGTCCTTCATTTCATCGCGCATCGGCGCACGCAGGACCCTGATGACCGGACTGGCCATCATCGTCGTCGCATCCTTCGGGGCCGGGGCATCGGGGACCATTGAAGGCATCATCGCATTCCGCGCCGTGTGGGGTCTGGGCAATGCAATGTTCATTTCCACGGCCCTGTCGACCATCATTTCCGAATCCCGGGGGAGCACCGGTGCGGCGGTCATTCTCTATGAGGCGGCCCTGGGCCTCGGGATTGCGGTCGGGCCGCTGGTCGGCGGGCTGCTCGGTTCGATCGCCTGGCAAGCGCCGTTCTATGGCGCCTCGACGCTCATGGCTCTTGCCTTCATCCTGTTGGCGGTGATGATGCGCGGGCCCGAAGCGCGGAACGCGGCCACCTCGCTGCCTGCACCCTTCAAGGCCCTGGCCAATCCGACGCTGCTGGCCGTGGCCATGGTCGCGCTGTTCTACAACATCGGCTTCTTTGTGATCATGTCCTTCACCGCCTACCCGCTGCACTTCACGGCCATGGGAATCGGCCTGGTCTTCACCGGTTGGGGACTGGGCCTGGCGATCACCTCGGTTTTTGGTGCGCCGATGCTCACCCGCCGTTTCAAGCGCACGCACGTGCTCGTCGGCGCCCTGACACTGCTGAGCCTCACGCTTGTCGGGTTTGCCCTGCTCATCAATTCGCCGGGCGCATTGGTGGCCATGATGGTTCTTGCCGGGCTCGAGCTGGGCATCATGAACACGGTGCTCACCGAGGTGGTCATGGACGCCACGGACCTGCCGCGATCGGTGGCCTCAAGCAGCTACTCCGGCATCCGTTTCCTGGGCGGCGCGATCTCCCCGCCCCTTGCGGCAGCCCTTGCCTCGGCGTTCACCATGGCCACGCCGTACCTGATGGGGGCCGCGTCCGTCGCCGTTGCCGCGGTGCTCCTGGCATCCTGCTCGCGCCTGCTGGCACACGCCAACGAACACCGTCCTGAGCCCGTGGCCGGGTTCGAGGTCGAAGCCGAGGCCGAACCGGTCAGCGCAGGGGATGACCGGAATCCTTGA
- the glsA gene encoding glutaminase A has product MRSPIADYLSQLHGDLLKLTAGRPYQGIPAMAGADTSKFAIALATVDGHVYKVGDAGLEFSIQSISKPFSYGLALDDQGLAAVDAKIDVEPSGDAFNEISLARETGRPANAMINAGAIATVSLVKDAETPRFARILEQFSLCAGRELHLSETIYASEALTGHRNRALAYLLRSFGIIETDPTPVLEDYFKACSVMVNTEDLAMMAATLANGGTQPSTGVQVMSPEAVQRVLSVMTTCGMYDDAGAWISAVGLPAKSGVGGGLIAVLPGQLGLAVYSPALDAHGSSVRGLAASERISRDMGLHFVRAARIGRSVIRDHYDITQVPSATRHTEDAEKLLADYGHRAHILELAGDLLFAGTESVVREVSELPSTVELVILDLRRVDEIDKIAIRMIGDLNRGLATEGRTLALVQNQLFAPLEEVKFFSNRNDAVEWAETTILLRHGSPELMPQRVAIADFAALAPLSPEDVALLESRMVESEIADAQVIRRVGQEFGGVYFILDGKVVTSTHRGGSPTRHATLSAGMTFGEIALGGEGDQTTRVTALGRVHLKVLSAEAITALEAEHPELALRFWKAIARDAYTRVEAYLKDSGHPLR; this is encoded by the coding sequence ATGCGTTCCCCGATTGCCGACTACCTCAGCCAATTGCATGGCGACCTGCTCAAACTCACCGCGGGCAGGCCATACCAAGGCATCCCGGCGATGGCGGGGGCGGACACCTCCAAGTTTGCCATCGCGCTGGCCACGGTCGACGGCCACGTCTACAAGGTGGGCGACGCCGGCCTTGAGTTCTCGATCCAGTCCATCTCCAAGCCGTTTTCCTACGGGCTGGCGCTGGATGACCAGGGGCTGGCAGCCGTCGATGCAAAGATCGACGTCGAGCCCAGCGGCGATGCGTTCAACGAGATCTCGCTGGCCCGCGAAACCGGGCGTCCGGCCAATGCCATGATCAATGCCGGGGCCATCGCCACGGTGTCGCTGGTCAAGGACGCCGAAACACCGCGCTTCGCGCGGATCCTGGAGCAGTTTTCGCTCTGCGCGGGCCGCGAGCTGCACCTGAGCGAAACCATTTACGCCTCCGAGGCACTCACCGGCCACCGCAACCGGGCGCTCGCCTACCTGTTGCGTTCGTTCGGCATCATCGAAACCGACCCGACACCGGTGCTCGAGGACTACTTCAAGGCGTGTTCGGTCATGGTCAACACCGAGGACCTGGCGATGATGGCGGCGACGCTTGCCAACGGCGGCACGCAACCGTCCACGGGTGTCCAGGTCATGAGTCCCGAGGCCGTCCAGCGGGTGCTCTCGGTCATGACAACCTGCGGCATGTACGACGATGCAGGTGCCTGGATCAGCGCCGTCGGGCTTCCCGCGAAGTCGGGGGTGGGCGGCGGACTGATAGCTGTGCTCCCCGGGCAGCTGGGCCTGGCCGTGTATTCCCCGGCGTTGGACGCCCACGGTTCCTCGGTCCGCGGCCTTGCCGCCAGCGAGCGCATCAGCCGGGACATGGGCCTGCACTTTGTCCGCGCCGCACGCATCGGCCGCTCGGTGATCCGCGACCACTACGACATCACCCAGGTACCCTCGGCCACCCGGCACACCGAGGACGCGGAAAAGCTGCTGGCCGACTACGGACACCGCGCGCACATCCTGGAGCTCGCCGGCGACCTGCTCTTCGCCGGAACCGAATCGGTTGTGCGCGAGGTCAGCGAACTGCCGTCGACCGTGGAACTGGTGATCCTTGACCTGCGCCGCGTTGACGAGATCGACAAGATTGCCATACGGATGATCGGGGACCTGAACCGGGGCCTGGCCACGGAGGGCCGCACCCTCGCTCTGGTCCAGAACCAGCTGTTCGCGCCGCTGGAGGAGGTCAAGTTCTTCTCCAACCGCAATGACGCCGTCGAATGGGCGGAGACCACCATACTGCTGCGCCACGGCAGCCCGGAACTGATGCCGCAAAGGGTTGCCATTGCCGATTTCGCGGCACTCGCGCCGTTGTCCCCGGAAGACGTCGCGCTGCTGGAATCCCGCATGGTGGAGAGCGAGATCGCCGACGCCCAGGTCATCCGCCGCGTCGGACAGGAATTCGGGGGCGTGTATTTCATCCTCGACGGCAAGGTCGTCACCTCCACGCACCGGGGCGGAAGCCCCACCCGGCACGCCACGCTGTCCGCCGGCATGACCTTCGGCGAGATCGCGCTCGGCGGCGAGGGAGACCAGACCACCCGGGTGACGGCGCTCGGCCGGGTCCACCTGAAGGTGCTGAGCGCCGAGGCCATCACGGCGCTGGAGGCCGAGCACCCGGAGTTGGCCTTGCGTTTTTGGAAGGCCATCGCGCGCGACGCCTACACCCGGGTGGAGGCCTACCTCAAGGATTCCGGTCATCCCCTGCGCTGA
- a CDS encoding SGNH/GDSL hydrolase family protein — translation MKSHRPLHSLALVAVLGALLGLEGSPGTFLPSPTAFDAQLNPNATTFVVAGDSITAAGSEAVWAGKLGEASWINFVDPTGSGGTRVGWRGGWALGGAQTGDMARALRYRNANALVVLAGTNDVAHRIPHEITGRNIERIVLIVSSDTVIISSVPPRDNATDATREYNGFLQALAARHGWVFVDAAAGLRTAEGKFRPGLSDDGVHPNVAGAAVLGHAIGQALAGIRLLAGGPIQPATP, via the coding sequence ATGAAATCCCATCGGCCGTTGCATTCGCTGGCACTTGTTGCAGTCCTTGGGGCACTGCTCGGCCTGGAAGGTTCACCAGGCACGTTTTTGCCCTCACCCACGGCCTTCGATGCCCAGCTCAACCCGAACGCCACGACATTCGTCGTCGCCGGCGATTCAATCACCGCGGCCGGAAGCGAGGCTGTGTGGGCAGGCAAGCTCGGGGAAGCCTCGTGGATCAACTTCGTCGATCCCACGGGATCCGGCGGCACCCGGGTCGGCTGGCGTGGTGGCTGGGCCCTCGGCGGGGCGCAAACCGGCGACATGGCCCGGGCCCTGCGCTACCGAAACGCCAATGCGCTGGTTGTCCTGGCCGGCACCAACGACGTGGCCCACCGGATCCCCCATGAAATCACCGGGCGGAACATCGAGCGGATCGTGCTGATCGTCTCATCCGACACAGTCATCATTTCCAGTGTTCCCCCGCGCGACAACGCAACCGATGCCACCCGGGAGTACAACGGCTTCCTGCAGGCCCTGGCCGCCAGGCACGGCTGGGTCTTTGTGGATGCCGCGGCAGGTCTGCGCACCGCCGAGGGCAAGTTCAGGCCGGGCCTCAGCGACGACGGGGTGCACCCCAACGTCGCGGGCGCGGCGGTCCTGGGCCACGCCATCGGCCAAGCCCTGGCCGGCATTCGGTTGCTCGCCGGCGGTCCGATCCAGCCTGCGACCCCCTAG
- a CDS encoding AMP-binding protein, translated as MPAAVKPAVLLCDRHPAQDIAFTVIDSNLDSVDLSYAQLRDRSERAAALFASMGIKPGDRVATLMSKSAELVYALLGLWRLGAVHVPLFTAFATPAIEVRVAGANAKLIVADESQLHKLDVLDYPVLPTAELEAMLEEQPTGFVACTRSLNDPLVEIFTSGTTGTPKGVPVPVRALEAFHVYFSYGLDVRQDDVFWNMADPGWAYGLYYGILAPLYAGRRNLLLTTGFNADTCWEVLAKFSVTNIAAAPTIVRSMRAAKPEGVPGLKILRASSAGEPLDATTIAWSESVLGVPVRDHYGQTEMGMCIVNGWAPEIIDDIKPGSMGRPMPGYSACVLQEDNDDYAPTGTRGRVAINIPTSPMMWFNGYSGDPQRTAARYSADGRWYYTGDAGSMDEDGYIFFSSRDDDVIIMAGYRIGPFEVESVLAAHPDVLESAVIGVPDELRGEVLIAYVVLRKGLEGSDEMTAELQNLVKTQYAAHAYPRRITYVAELPKTPSGKLQRYVLREAESLRD; from the coding sequence ATGCCTGCCGCAGTCAAACCAGCAGTGTTGCTGTGCGACAGGCATCCGGCGCAGGACATCGCGTTCACGGTGATCGATTCGAACCTTGACTCGGTGGACCTGAGCTATGCGCAGCTGAGGGACCGGTCGGAGCGGGCGGCCGCGCTCTTCGCTTCCATGGGCATTAAGCCCGGGGACCGCGTGGCAACACTGATGTCCAAGAGCGCCGAACTGGTTTATGCCCTCTTGGGCCTGTGGCGTCTGGGCGCCGTCCACGTGCCGCTCTTCACGGCCTTCGCCACCCCGGCCATCGAGGTCCGCGTGGCGGGAGCCAACGCGAAGCTGATCGTGGCCGACGAATCCCAGCTGCACAAACTCGACGTCCTGGACTACCCTGTGCTTCCCACCGCGGAACTCGAGGCCATGCTCGAGGAGCAGCCGACCGGCTTCGTGGCGTGCACCCGTTCACTGAACGACCCGCTGGTCGAGATCTTCACCTCCGGAACCACCGGCACACCCAAGGGTGTGCCGGTGCCGGTGCGTGCGCTTGAGGCGTTCCACGTCTACTTCAGCTACGGCCTTGACGTGCGCCAGGACGATGTTTTCTGGAATATGGCGGATCCCGGGTGGGCCTACGGCCTGTACTACGGCATTCTGGCGCCCCTGTATGCCGGACGCCGCAACCTCTTGTTGACCACGGGGTTCAACGCCGATACCTGCTGGGAGGTGCTGGCCAAGTTCTCGGTCACGAACATTGCCGCGGCCCCGACGATCGTGCGCTCGATGCGGGCGGCCAAACCCGAGGGCGTACCGGGCCTGAAGATCCTCAGGGCTTCCTCGGCGGGCGAACCGCTCGATGCCACGACGATCGCCTGGTCCGAATCCGTTCTGGGCGTGCCCGTCCGCGACCACTACGGGCAGACCGAGATGGGCATGTGCATCGTCAACGGTTGGGCGCCCGAAATCATCGATGACATCAAGCCCGGATCCATGGGCCGCCCCATGCCTGGCTACTCGGCCTGCGTGTTGCAAGAGGACAACGACGACTACGCGCCGACGGGAACCCGCGGACGCGTGGCAATCAACATCCCCACGTCGCCGATGATGTGGTTCAACGGCTATTCCGGGGATCCGCAACGCACGGCGGCGCGCTACTCGGCCGACGGCCGGTGGTACTACACCGGGGACGCGGGCAGCATGGACGAGGACGGCTATATCTTCTTCTCCTCGCGCGACGACGACGTGATCATCATGGCCGGATACCGGATCGGCCCGTTCGAGGTCGAATCGGTGCTGGCCGCACACCCGGACGTCCTTGAATCGGCGGTCATCGGTGTGCCGGACGAGCTTCGCGGCGAGGTCCTCATCGCCTATGTGGTGCTGCGCAAGGGGCTCGAGGGCAGCGACGAAATGACCGCCGAACTGCAAAACCTGGTCAAGACGCAGTACGCGGCCCACGCCTACCCGCGCCGCATCACCTATGTCGCCGAACTGCCCAAGACCCCCTCGGGCAAGCTGCAGCGCTACGTGTTGCGGGAAGCCGAATCGTTGCGGGATTGA
- a CDS encoding DUF3105 domain-containing protein encodes MNKREEAQAVIAKTKAKEKRTKILTISIAAAAVLAIAVPTAVVLSGAAQDKAAIASAAAAPIEGVQTFKIGTANHTQAPVKYEQKPGVGGDHFPVWANCGIYTKPVQETAGVHSMEHGAVWITYDGISDADVKALDAVVGDRTYLLLSPFPGQEAKIKLSAWGEQLSVDSPTDPRIEAFIKKYRQGPQTPEPGAACTGGI; translated from the coding sequence ATGAACAAACGTGAAGAAGCCCAAGCCGTCATCGCCAAGACAAAGGCCAAGGAAAAACGGACAAAGATCCTCACCATCTCCATTGCAGCCGCCGCAGTGCTGGCCATTGCCGTGCCCACAGCCGTAGTGCTTAGTGGCGCAGCACAAGACAAGGCCGCAATCGCTTCCGCCGCAGCTGCCCCCATCGAGGGCGTGCAAACCTTCAAGATCGGAACGGCAAACCACACCCAGGCGCCGGTGAAATACGAGCAGAAACCCGGCGTGGGCGGGGACCATTTCCCGGTCTGGGCCAATTGCGGCATTTACACGAAGCCCGTCCAAGAAACCGCCGGCGTCCATTCGATGGAGCACGGCGCAGTCTGGATCACCTATGACGGCATCAGTGACGCCGACGTCAAGGCTCTCGACGCTGTTGTCGGCGACCGCACCTACCTTCTGCTCAGCCCGTTCCCGGGCCAGGAAGCCAAGATCAAGCTCAGCGCCTGGGGTGAGCAGCTGAGCGTGGATTCCCCGACGGATCCGCGCATAGAGGCCTTCATCAAGAAGTACCGCCAGGGCCCGCAGACCCCCGAACCGGGTGCGGCATGCACCGGCGGCATCTAG
- a CDS encoding DUF305 domain-containing protein encodes MSDSKTSRSLIIALAALVIAVGFGGWMLGTTNPHSTFPSDASPEAGFARDMQTHHQQAVQLSMIIRDNSTNAAVRSFAYDIALTQQQQSGQMYAWIELWGLPQTGESMTWMNDLLSEDPSHASHGTPTSDKAHTMASMGMATQEQIKALTDVRGAEADRQFLTLMIAHHMGGVEMAQAYLDRGHNAMVRTFAQKIVMTQEAEITALTQLLNQLD; translated from the coding sequence ATGTCCGATTCAAAAACGTCGCGTTCCCTGATCATTGCCTTGGCGGCACTTGTCATTGCCGTGGGTTTCGGCGGCTGGATGCTGGGAACAACAAACCCACACAGCACCTTCCCCTCAGACGCATCACCGGAGGCCGGATTCGCCCGGGACATGCAGACGCATCATCAACAGGCCGTCCAGCTCTCCATGATTATCAGGGACAACTCAACCAACGCCGCGGTACGCTCGTTCGCCTATGACATTGCCCTGACCCAACAGCAGCAATCAGGCCAAATGTACGCATGGATTGAACTTTGGGGACTGCCTCAAACTGGTGAATCCATGACCTGGATGAACGACCTGCTCTCCGAGGACCCCTCCCATGCCAGCCACGGGACCCCGACTTCGGACAAGGCCCACACCATGGCATCAATGGGCATGGCCACCCAGGAGCAAATTAAGGCACTCACCGATGTCCGTGGCGCCGAAGCCGACCGGCAATTCCTCACCCTGATGATCGCGCACCACATGGGCGGTGTGGAAATGGCCCAGGCATACCTGGACCGTGGACACAACGCCATGGTGCGCACGTTCGCCCAAAAAATCGTTATGACCCAAGAAGCCGAAATTACGGCCCTGACCCAGCTGTTGAATCAACTGGACTAA
- a CDS encoding M50 family metallopeptidase produces MQILDTWWQAVLQGFVRTEPLSFTLFPILAIIAICILLTVPRATWRYFGLYVTFVHELGHAFAALMTGRFVHGLKIGLDHSGELVSSGKPGFSAAWSGFWGYPVPALVGTVLIGSTYYGYGSAALSVGALILLVSLIFLRNWVGILVALASAAIAQLLVVFTPKYAIAWVVLSLGLMLLIGGVRDLFKILGVHVSRRELLASSDAYLLATRSWLPAWVWLLGFIVAVSACVVVSTMMLALMLRG; encoded by the coding sequence ATGCAGATACTAGACACGTGGTGGCAGGCGGTCCTTCAAGGATTCGTTCGAACCGAACCGCTGAGCTTCACGTTGTTCCCCATCTTGGCAATCATTGCCATCTGCATTCTGCTTACGGTTCCCAGGGCCACCTGGAGATATTTCGGCCTCTACGTGACCTTTGTCCACGAACTCGGGCACGCTTTTGCGGCTCTCATGACCGGGCGCTTTGTCCATGGGCTCAAGATCGGGCTCGACCACTCCGGCGAGCTGGTCAGTAGCGGAAAGCCGGGCTTCTCCGCGGCGTGGAGCGGGTTCTGGGGATACCCGGTGCCGGCGCTCGTGGGAACGGTCTTGATTGGTTCAACGTATTACGGCTACGGATCCGCGGCATTGTCGGTTGGGGCCCTGATCTTACTTGTATCCCTGATTTTCTTGCGCAACTGGGTGGGGATATTGGTGGCACTGGCCTCGGCGGCGATCGCGCAATTGCTGGTGGTGTTCACTCCAAAGTACGCGATCGCATGGGTAGTCCTGTCGCTGGGACTCATGCTCCTGATCGGAGGGGTCCGTGATTTGTTCAAAATCCTGGGTGTCCACGTCAGTCGAAGGGAACTCCTCGCGTCCTCCGATGCCTATTTGCTGGCAACCCGAAGCTGGCTGCCGGCATGGGTTTGGCTGCTGGGGTTCATCGTGGCTGTGAGTGCGTGCGTCGTGGTTTCAACAATGATGCTGGCCCTGATGCTCCGGGGTTAG
- a CDS encoding TIGR01777 family oxidoreductase, giving the protein MAIFEYNTSLPFDRDEVFAWFERPGALPRLSAPFMGTIRQEPDRGLNVGSRAILDVAAPGTMGMGLTAAVATGARTLGLPGRVRAEIPWKAKHISLDRGHRFTDIMESGPLSRWEHQHFFSDFMVDGKPGTLMRDVVEFELPVVGKLPWHQPRVLSEKAFARELTQVFRYRERTLRADLKFHAHYASKPLTIAVSGASGTIGTQLCGLLGGGGHRVKRLVRNRDAANGVDRIFWNPELGILDPEELADVDAVVNLAGHTIGGRFTEGTKDKIMSSRVDGTKLLAKTLATLAADGKQRSLVCASAIGIYGASPHGGSAALPLTEESHPGNDFLARVCLAWEEACAPALEAGVRVVNIRTGLVQSPSGGALQQLLPLYALGIGGPLGAEAWQSWVGIDDMAGIYAHALFTPEITGPVNAVAPNPVQAKQYAQILGKVLRRPARLPVPKFGPRLLLGEEGASELAFADQRVSSEKLVASGYEFRHADLESVLRHNLGHS; this is encoded by the coding sequence ATGGCGATCTTTGAGTACAACACAAGTCTGCCGTTTGACCGTGACGAGGTCTTCGCCTGGTTCGAACGCCCGGGCGCATTGCCCCGGCTCTCTGCGCCCTTCATGGGCACGATCCGGCAGGAACCCGACCGTGGCCTCAACGTCGGTTCGCGCGCAATCTTGGACGTGGCCGCACCCGGAACGATGGGCATGGGATTGACTGCAGCCGTTGCGACAGGTGCACGGACACTGGGATTGCCCGGCCGGGTGCGTGCCGAAATCCCCTGGAAGGCCAAGCACATTTCCTTGGACCGGGGACACCGCTTCACGGACATCATGGAATCCGGCCCGCTGTCCCGGTGGGAACACCAACATTTCTTTTCGGACTTCATGGTGGACGGGAAACCCGGCACGCTCATGCGCGACGTCGTCGAATTCGAGCTGCCGGTCGTGGGAAAGCTGCCGTGGCACCAGCCCCGGGTGCTCAGCGAGAAGGCATTTGCACGCGAACTCACCCAGGTCTTCCGCTATCGCGAACGTACGTTGCGCGCCGACCTCAAGTTCCATGCCCACTACGCCTCAAAGCCTCTGACGATCGCGGTGAGCGGCGCTTCGGGAACGATCGGCACCCAGCTTTGCGGCCTGCTCGGCGGCGGGGGACACCGTGTCAAGCGGCTGGTCCGGAACCGGGATGCCGCCAACGGGGTTGATCGCATCTTTTGGAATCCAGAACTGGGCATTCTGGACCCGGAAGAGCTTGCCGACGTCGACGCAGTGGTCAACCTGGCCGGCCACACCATTGGCGGACGCTTTACGGAAGGGACCAAGGACAAGATCATGTCGTCCCGGGTGGACGGAACCAAGCTCCTGGCAAAGACCCTCGCGACGCTTGCCGCAGACGGGAAACAGCGCAGTCTTGTTTGTGCCTCCGCGATCGGCATCTATGGTGCCTCGCCGCATGGAGGGTCCGCGGCACTGCCGTTAACCGAGGAATCCCACCCGGGAAACGACTTTCTTGCCAGGGTCTGCCTTGCATGGGAGGAAGCGTGCGCCCCGGCGCTGGAAGCCGGCGTCCGTGTGGTGAACATTCGGACCGGCCTGGTGCAGTCGCCGTCCGGGGGGGCGTTGCAGCAACTGCTGCCGCTCTATGCGCTGGGGATCGGCGGCCCGCTGGGAGCGGAGGCTTGGCAGTCCTGGGTGGGCATCGACGACATGGCCGGAATCTACGCCCACGCCCTTTTCACGCCGGAGATCACGGGCCCGGTCAATGCCGTGGCGCCGAACCCGGTCCAAGCCAAACAGTATGCGCAGATACTGGGCAAGGTCCTGCGCCGGCCGGCAAGGCTTCCGGTTCCGAAGTTCGGCCCCAGGCTCCTGCTGGGTGAGGAAGGTGCATCCGAACTGGCGTTTGCCGACCAGCGGGTTTCGAGCGAAAAGCTCGTCGCCAGCGGCTATGAATTCAGGCACGCGGACCTTGAATCTGTACTTCGGCACAACCTCGGCCACTCGTAG
- the rarD gene encoding EamA family transporter RarD, translating into MNRGVLASIIASALFATIFLISGSLSGIGPNEVYGWRIVLTLLILVPVYGLVPGRRAEMLALLGRIKARPGLLFYGAIASSLVGVQLWLFMYAPMNGFALATSLGYFLLPLVMVVVGRVFFAEKLSRWQKIAVVLAAVGVGHQLVFAGGLAWPTLLICLGYPVYFAARRRARFESNAAFTLEILFLTPLAVYFIFAGVREPGSSLVPVFAIGILGAVAMFLYLGAASLLSLSIFGLLSYVEPVLLLLAAVAMGEQLFLRDAFTYAPIILALSVLALDGFRSTRSLR; encoded by the coding sequence GTGAATCGCGGCGTTCTTGCCTCCATCATTGCCTCGGCACTATTCGCAACCATTTTCCTCATATCAGGTTCCCTGAGCGGCATCGGGCCGAATGAGGTCTACGGCTGGCGGATAGTGCTGACATTGTTAATCCTGGTTCCGGTGTACGGACTGGTCCCGGGGAGACGGGCAGAGATGCTGGCCCTGCTCGGGCGCATCAAGGCGCGCCCCGGACTGCTTTTCTACGGTGCGATCGCCAGTTCCCTGGTGGGAGTCCAGCTGTGGCTGTTCATGTACGCACCAATGAACGGGTTCGCGCTGGCCACCTCGCTCGGCTACTTCCTGCTGCCCCTGGTCATGGTCGTCGTCGGACGCGTGTTTTTTGCCGAAAAGCTCTCCCGGTGGCAAAAGATCGCCGTAGTGCTGGCTGCCGTGGGCGTCGGCCACCAGTTGGTCTTTGCGGGCGGGCTGGCCTGGCCAACCCTCCTGATCTGCCTGGGATACCCTGTCTACTTTGCGGCCAGGCGCAGGGCACGCTTTGAATCCAACGCCGCGTTCACCCTGGAGATACTTTTCCTGACCCCGCTGGCCGTGTACTTCATCTTCGCCGGTGTCCGCGAACCGGGTTCATCCCTGGTTCCGGTGTTTGCCATCGGCATTTTGGGGGCGGTGGCCATGTTCCTGTACCTGGGTGCCGCGTCGTTGCTGTCCCTCTCGATCTTCGGCCTTTTGAGCTATGTGGAGCCGGTACTGCTCCTGCTTGCGGCGGTGGCCATGGGTGAGCAGCTCTTCCTCCGGGATGCGTTCACCTACGCACCCATCATTTTGGCCCTGTCCGTCCTGGCCCTTGACGGGTTCCGCTCGACCCGGTCATTGCGCTAG